The following proteins come from a genomic window of Acanthopagrus latus isolate v.2019 chromosome 5, fAcaLat1.1, whole genome shotgun sequence:
- the LOC119019615 gene encoding mothers against decapentaplegic homolog 4: MSITNTPTSNDACLSIVHSLMCHRQGGESETFAKRAIESLVKKLKEKKDELDSLITAITTNGAHPSKCVTIQRTLDGRLQVAGRKGFPHVIYARLWRWPDLHKNELKHVKYCQFAFDLKCDNVCVNPYHYERVVSPGIDLSGLTLTSSGPSSALMVKDEYDFDGPQSLPSIEGGHSIQTIQHPPSGSRPAPSESFATPNLLPPAEASTSSSTASFPAIAAGSGSASSTWSRNSSFTPNIPHHTNGHLQHHPPMPHPTHYWPVHNELAFQPPISNHPAPDYWCSIAYFEMDVQVGETFKVPSSCPIVTVDGYVDPSGGDRFCLGQLSNVHRTEAIERARLHIGKGVQLECKGEGDVWVRCLSDHAVFVQSYYLDREAGRAPGDAVHKIYPSAYIKVFDLRQCHRQMQQQAATAQAAAAAQAAAVAGNIPGPGSVGGIAPAISLSAAAGIGVDDLRRLCILRMSFVKGWGPDYPRQSIKETPCWIEIHLHRALQLLDEVLHTMPIADPQPLD, from the exons ATGTCCATCACCAACACACCCACCAGCAACGACGCCTGTCTGAGCATCGTGCACAGCCTGATGTGTCACAGACAGGGTGGCGAGAGCGAGACGTTCGCCAAGCGAGCCATCGAGAGCCTGGTGAAAaagctgaaggagaaaaaagatgagCTCGACTCCCTCATCACGGCCATCACCACCAACGGGGCCCATCCCAGCAAGTGTGTGACCATTCAGAGGACGCTTGATGGACGGCTGCAG GTGGCTGGACGTAAAGGATTCCCTCATGTCATCTATGCCCGGCTGTGGCGGTGGCCCGATCTGCATAAGAACGAACTGAAGCACGTCAAATACTGCCAGTTTGCCTTCGACCTCAAGTGTGACAATGTGTGTGTCAACCCCTATCACTACGAGAGGGTGGTGTCTCCTGGCATAG ACTTATCAGGACTGACACTGACCAGTTCTGGCCCCAGCTCAGCACTGATGGTTAAGGATGAGTATGATTTTGACGGACCGCAGAGCCTGCCCTCTATTGAGGGAGGCCACTCGATCCAGACCATCCAACACCCCCCTTCCGGCAGTCGCCCGGCCCCCTCAGAGTCATTCGCGACCCCAAACCTGCTCCCTCCTGCTgaggcctccacctcctcctcgaCGGCGTCCTTCCCTGCCATCGCTGCTGGATCAGGCA GTGCCAGTTCAACCTGGTCCAGGAATAGCAGCTTCACCCCCAACATCCCCCACCACACCAACGGTCATCTACAGCACCACCCTCCCATGCCACATCCTACACACTACT ggCCAGTGCATAATGAGCTCGCCTTTCAGCCTCCTATATCCAATCATCCAG CTCCGGACTACTGGTGCTCCATTGCCTATTTCGAGATGGACGTTCAAGTTGGAGAGACGTTTAAGGTGCCCTCTTCCTGCCCAATCGTGACGGTAGACGGATATGTCGACCCCTCAGGAGGAGACCGGTTCTGTTTGGGCCAGCTCAGCAATGTACATCGCACTGAGGCTATTGAGAGAGCAAG GCTTCACATCGGCAAAGGGGTTCAGCTGGAGTGTAAGGGCGAGGGAGACGTGTGGGTGCGATGCCTCAGTGACCACGCCGTGTTCGTTCAGAGTTACTACCTGGACAGAGAGGCGGGTCGAGCCCCCGGAGACGCTGTTCACAAAATCTACCCCAGCGCTTACATCAAG GTGTTTGACCTTCGTCAGTGCCACAGACAGATGCAACAGCAGGCTGCTACAGCTCAAGCGGCAGCTGCAGCCCAGGCAGCCGCTGTGGCTGGAAATATACCTGGACCTGGATCAGTGGGAGGGATCGCTCCAGCTATCA gtctgtcagcagcagccgGTATCGGAGTTGACGACCTCCGGAGGCTGTGTATTCTCAGGATGAGTTTCGTTAAGGGCTGGGGGCCCGACTACCCCCGCCAGAGCATCAAGGAGACGCCCTGCTGGATCGAGATCCACCTGCACAGAGCTCTACAGTTACTGGACGAGGTTCTGCACACGATGCCTATAGCAGACCCACAACCTCTGGACTGA